A single window of Rhizobium sp. SL42 DNA harbors:
- the tig gene encoding trigger factor, translating into MQIIETLAEGLKREIKVIIPAKDMEQQMNERLADAKDKVRINGFRPGKVPTAHLKKMYGKSIMAELVNEIIRDRPSAILSERGEKSATQPEIAMTEDEAEAEKILSAQADLEFTLSYEIIPPIELKSVDGIKIVREVVEVSDDEIKEQILKIAENARTFETKKGKAADGDRVTMDYLGKVDGVAFDGGKDEDAELVIGSNRFIPGFEAQLVGLKAGDEKVITVTFPAEYPAAELAGKEATFDITVKEVAAPAALEINDELATKLGVESVDKLKEVVRGQIESQYGNVTRQKVKRQILDQLDALYKFDAPSKLIDAEFDNIWRQINTDLAQSGKTFADEDTTEEAARDEYRALAERRVRLGLVLSEIGEKAGIEVTDEEMQRSLFAQLQQFPGQEKQILDFFRNTPGASASLRAPIFEEKVIDKLLAEVSVTDKSVSKEELMADDESEDGDKPAKKTAAKKKAAAKADDAAEGEEAAPKKKAAPKKKAAEGDAE; encoded by the coding sequence ATGCAGATTATCGAAACGCTCGCTGAAGGGCTGAAGCGCGAAATCAAGGTCATCATCCCGGCCAAGGATATGGAACAGCAGATGAACGAACGCCTGGCGGATGCCAAGGACAAGGTTCGCATCAACGGCTTCCGTCCGGGCAAGGTTCCGACCGCGCATCTGAAGAAGATGTATGGCAAGTCGATCATGGCTGAACTCGTCAACGAGATCATCCGCGACCGTCCGAGCGCGATCCTGTCGGAGCGCGGCGAAAAGTCGGCGACCCAGCCTGAAATCGCCATGACAGAGGACGAAGCCGAAGCTGAAAAGATCCTGTCCGCCCAGGCCGATCTCGAATTCACGCTGTCCTACGAAATCATCCCGCCGATCGAGCTGAAGTCGGTCGACGGCATCAAGATCGTTCGCGAAGTGGTCGAAGTCTCGGACGACGAGATCAAGGAGCAGATCCTGAAGATTGCTGAAAACGCCCGCACGTTCGAGACCAAGAAGGGCAAGGCCGCCGACGGCGACCGCGTCACCATGGACTATCTCGGCAAGGTTGATGGCGTTGCCTTCGACGGCGGCAAGGACGAAGACGCAGAACTGGTTATCGGTTCGAACCGCTTCATCCCGGGCTTTGAAGCCCAGCTCGTCGGCCTCAAGGCTGGCGATGAAAAGGTCATCACCGTAACCTTCCCGGCGGAATATCCGGCTGCCGAACTGGCTGGCAAGGAAGCGACCTTCGACATCACCGTCAAGGAAGTCGCCGCTCCGGCCGCTCTCGAGATCAACGACGAACTGGCAACCAAGCTCGGCGTCGAATCGGTCGACAAGCTGAAGGAAGTCGTTCGCGGCCAGATCGAAAGCCAGTACGGCAACGTCACCCGCCAGAAGGTCAAGCGTCAGATCCTCGACCAGCTCGATGCGCTCTACAAGTTCGACGCTCCGTCGAAGCTGATCGACGCCGAGTTCGACAACATCTGGCGCCAGATCAACACCGATCTCGCACAGTCCGGCAAGACCTTTGCTGACGAAGACACGACCGAAGAAGCAGCCCGCGACGAATACCGCGCGCTGGCCGAGCGTCGCGTCCGTCTCGGCCTCGTTCTGTCCGAAATCGGCGAAAAGGCCGGTATCGAAGTCACCGACGAGGAAATGCAGCGTTCGCTGTTTGCCCAGCTGCAGCAGTTCCCGGGTCAGGAAAAGCAGATCCTCGACTTCTTCCGCAACACGCCGGGCGCATCGGCTTCGCTGCGCGCGCCGATCTTCGAAGAGAAGGTCATCGACAAGTTGCTCGCCGAAGTGAGCGTCACGGACAAGTCCGTGTCGAAGGAAGAGCTGATGGCTGACGACGAGTCTGAAGACGGCGACAAGCCCGCCAAGAAGACCGCTGCCAAGAAGAAGGCTGCTGCCAAGGCTGACGACGCCGCCGAAGGCGAAGAAGCCGCTCCGAAGAAGAAGGCAGCCCCGAAGAAGAAGGCCGCTGAAGGCGACGCCGAATAA
- a CDS encoding DUF2157 domain-containing protein: protein MYRGHLKRDLQEWTRKGLIDETTAGRLLADVDSRRSAFSVGTVLVMLAAVLVAASVLLLVASNWQAIPRLTKVIGIVALIWVFHLAALFARSRDADRLAAACLVLGAASFGGAISLIGQLYHLSGDTFSAMLLWFVVTAVSAAFFRSGALTVMAGILSFVVFWTIIDRFDYDFRWHELASYWPPAAAVVLAALTVWTKTDPAKHFAYLLLLSWCVWFYVLGDDVLWATLMTGVGTAIFFAFALPASPLSQLRGRLGASITFYPLLLAFIGLGYWHGNAVDGQTNAILAVLVIALCLAALALEGRDNGAVRFLAYIVFALEVLYLSYETIDSILGTSAFFLLAGLVVAVLAFLVIRLEKHFGRRPTEVQP, encoded by the coding sequence ATGTATCGCGGTCATTTGAAACGGGACTTGCAGGAATGGACCCGCAAGGGGCTGATCGACGAGACGACCGCCGGGCGCCTGCTCGCCGATGTCGATTCGAGGCGCTCGGCCTTCAGCGTCGGCACCGTGCTGGTCATGCTGGCGGCGGTGTTGGTTGCCGCCTCGGTGCTGTTGCTGGTCGCGTCGAATTGGCAGGCGATCCCGCGCCTGACCAAGGTCATCGGCATTGTCGCGCTGATCTGGGTCTTCCATCTGGCGGCGCTGTTTGCCCGGTCGCGGGATGCGGACCGGCTGGCGGCTGCGTGCCTTGTGCTGGGAGCCGCCAGTTTCGGCGGCGCGATTTCCCTGATCGGCCAACTCTATCATCTGTCGGGTGACACATTCTCCGCCATGCTGTTGTGGTTCGTCGTCACCGCCGTCTCTGCGGCATTTTTCCGCTCAGGCGCGCTGACCGTGATGGCCGGCATTCTGTCCTTCGTCGTGTTCTGGACGATCATCGATCGATTCGACTATGATTTCCGCTGGCATGAACTGGCCTCCTACTGGCCACCGGCAGCAGCGGTCGTTCTGGCCGCGCTCACCGTCTGGACCAAGACCGATCCGGCCAAGCATTTTGCCTATCTGCTGCTGCTGAGCTGGTGCGTCTGGTTCTATGTGCTCGGCGATGACGTGCTCTGGGCGACCCTGATGACCGGCGTAGGCACCGCGATCTTCTTCGCGTTTGCGCTTCCGGCATCACCTTTGTCGCAACTGCGCGGCAGGCTCGGCGCCTCGATCACCTTCTATCCGCTGCTGCTCGCCTTCATCGGTCTCGGCTATTGGCATGGCAACGCCGTCGATGGCCAGACGAACGCAATCCTGGCCGTCCTGGTGATCGCGCTGTGCCTGGCGGCGCTGGCGCTTGAGGGGCGAGACAATGGCGCGGTGCGCTTCCTCGCCTATATCGTCTTTGCGCTGGAGGTCCTCTACCTGTCCTATGAGACCATCGACAGCATTCTCGGAACCTCGGCTTTCTTCCTGCTCGCCGGTCTTGTGGTCGCCGTGCTGGCCTTTCTCGTCATCCGCCTTGAGAAACATTTCGGCCGACGTCCGACGGAGGTGCAACCATGA
- a CDS encoding phytoene/squalene synthase family protein, giving the protein MSETKPANEALCLAALRDYDRDRYLAAILTPVDRRAGVAALYAYNAELARVRDLVREPLPGEVRLQYWRDLLQGIAHGASDANPVAAELLQAMQTYHLPFGPLAAMADARIFDLYDDPMETVSMFEGYAGETAAALIQLASLVLDPAAAASSAETAGHAGVAQAVAGCLLLLPIHRSRGQIYLPLEILRAVGLDGPDLLKGSDRVRLSAAIEAFAGLGLDHLEKARRSGRPARSILPAYLPMTLAQKVLLSARGKGAAILDHDIRPPQWRRQLRMMATLVSGRI; this is encoded by the coding sequence TTGAGCGAGACGAAACCGGCCAACGAGGCGCTGTGCCTTGCAGCATTGCGCGACTACGATCGAGACCGTTATCTTGCCGCTATTCTGACGCCAGTCGACCGCCGTGCCGGCGTTGCGGCGCTTTATGCCTACAATGCCGAACTGGCGCGGGTCCGTGATCTCGTTCGCGAACCGCTTCCCGGCGAGGTGCGGCTGCAATACTGGCGCGATCTGCTGCAGGGTATTGCCCATGGTGCTTCGGATGCCAATCCGGTGGCAGCCGAACTGCTGCAGGCCATGCAGACCTACCACCTGCCGTTCGGGCCGCTGGCTGCCATGGCCGATGCCCGTATCTTCGACCTCTATGACGACCCGATGGAAACGGTCAGCATGTTCGAGGGCTATGCCGGTGAGACGGCTGCCGCCCTGATCCAGCTGGCAAGCCTGGTTCTCGATCCCGCTGCTGCGGCATCCTCCGCGGAAACCGCCGGCCATGCGGGTGTCGCCCAGGCGGTTGCCGGTTGCCTCTTGCTGCTGCCGATCCATCGGTCGCGCGGACAGATCTATCTGCCGCTGGAAATTTTGCGCGCCGTTGGCCTGGACGGTCCAGACCTGCTCAAGGGTTCTGACAGGGTGCGGCTGTCGGCGGCGATCGAAGCCTTTGCCGGTCTGGGTCTCGATCATCTGGAAAAGGCCCGGCGTTCCGGCCGCCCGGCTCGCTCCATTCTGCCGGCCTATCTGCCGATGACACTGGCGCAGAAGGTCTTGTTGTCCGCGCGCGGCAAGGGGGCTGCAATCCTCGACCACGACATCCGTCCGCCGCAATGGCGCCGACAGTTGCGCATGATGGCGACGCTGGTCTCCGGGCGGATCTGA
- a CDS encoding Mth938-like domain-containing protein — protein MAFGFGDKGIVIREAHFPGRAPIDAYGNGGFRFADMSHRGSLLLLPSGVYGWDVNEGDELTLAVFERVLAESGIEFLLLGTGKQMRLVDPDVRAALKQRGIATDPMGTGAAVRTYNIMLAEQRPVAAALVAV, from the coding sequence ATGGCGTTCGGCTTCGGAGACAAGGGCATCGTCATCCGCGAGGCTCATTTCCCCGGCCGGGCGCCGATTGATGCCTATGGCAATGGCGGGTTTCGATTTGCCGACATGTCGCATCGCGGCTCGCTTCTGTTGCTGCCGTCCGGCGTCTATGGCTGGGATGTCAATGAAGGCGACGAACTGACGCTTGCCGTTTTCGAGCGCGTGTTGGCAGAGAGCGGCATCGAGTTTCTCTTGCTGGGCACCGGCAAGCAGATGCGCCTGGTGGATCCGGATGTCCGGGCCGCCCTCAAGCAGCGCGGCATTGCCACGGATCCGATGGGAACCGGAGCCGCGGTCCGCACATACAATATCATGCTGGCCGAGCAGCGTCCGGTTGCCGCCGCGCTGGTTGCGGTCTGA
- a CDS encoding MFS transporter, translating into MFSSLGHIAGRPQLLVLALMIFVQGSAYGSTLPYLSVTAIGELGMSEKAYSLLVFVSSLAAVTISVSLGILSDTVGDRRQMIIALSLMGIAGYGAIFLFPSIPVFIGATALVIPFFNAVASLIFVSARAETADFPPTEAASINATLRAFISAAWVIMPAALGLALAGSASMLGAWGVAGLCALFIFLCSAFLLKGQPPRPAQNRASSGFFAALKELGAPIMLARMISMASITATIRLSATVWPLILTLELGGKTSDVGLIAGMTALIEIPFMLIWAGLLKRFSILSIIVAAALLYGCYMTALSFAAAPWHIYALSVPGAAAAAALLAMPLNYFQELFPGRPGLGTAFNPINSFLGNAITAVTFAAGSHYLGYSGTIQLGVALALAGISILITVERVLR; encoded by the coding sequence ATGTTTTCATCCCTCGGCCATATTGCCGGCCGGCCTCAGCTTCTCGTCCTCGCCCTGATGATCTTCGTCCAGGGTTCCGCCTATGGCTCGACCCTCCCCTATCTGTCGGTCACGGCAATCGGGGAACTCGGCATGAGCGAAAAGGCCTATTCGCTGCTGGTATTCGTCTCATCGCTTGCTGCCGTGACGATCAGCGTCTCGCTCGGCATCCTGTCCGACACGGTCGGCGATCGGCGGCAGATGATCATCGCCCTGTCCCTCATGGGCATCGCCGGCTACGGCGCGATTTTCCTCTTTCCGTCGATCCCGGTTTTCATCGGCGCTACGGCGCTGGTCATCCCGTTCTTCAATGCCGTTGCCTCGCTGATCTTCGTCAGCGCCAGGGCGGAGACAGCAGACTTCCCGCCGACGGAAGCCGCTTCGATCAATGCGACACTGCGCGCCTTCATATCCGCCGCATGGGTGATCATGCCGGCGGCGCTCGGACTGGCGCTTGCCGGTTCCGCCAGCATGCTCGGCGCCTGGGGTGTTGCCGGACTTTGCGCCCTGTTCATTTTCCTCTGCTCCGCCTTCCTGCTGAAAGGACAGCCGCCGCGTCCGGCCCAGAACAGAGCCAGCTCAGGGTTCTTCGCCGCACTGAAGGAACTCGGGGCGCCGATCATGCTTGCGCGCATGATCTCGATGGCTTCGATCACCGCAACCATCCGCCTTTCGGCTACCGTATGGCCGCTGATCCTGACACTGGAGCTCGGCGGAAAGACCTCAGATGTCGGCCTTATTGCCGGGATGACCGCACTGATCGAAATTCCCTTCATGCTGATCTGGGCGGGACTCCTGAAGCGTTTCAGCATCCTCTCCATCATTGTCGCGGCAGCCCTGCTCTATGGCTGCTACATGACCGCACTGTCCTTCGCCGCGGCACCTTGGCACATCTATGCGTTGTCGGTCCCGGGTGCCGCCGCAGCGGCCGCATTGCTCGCCATGCCGCTCAACTATTTCCAGGAGCTGTTCCCGGGCCGCCCAGGACTAGGCACCGCCTTCAACCCGATCAACTCCTTTCTTGGCAATGCGATCACCGCCGTCACCTTCGCCGCCGGCTCGCACTATCTCGGTTATTCCGGGACGATTCAGCTCGGTGTCGCACTGGCGCTGGCCGGTATCTCGATCCTGATCACCGTAGAGCGTGTTCTTCGATGA
- the trmFO gene encoding methylenetetrahydrofolate--tRNA-(uracil(54)-C(5))-methyltransferase (FADH(2)-oxidizing) TrmFO, whose translation MTHITLSPIHIIGGGLAGSEAAWQVAQAGVPVILHEMRGVRGTDAHKTDSLAELVCSNSFRSDDATANAVGVIHAEMRLAGSLIMACADRHQVPAGGALAVDRDGFAEAVTAEIDKHPLITVVREEVAGLPPEDWDQAIIATGPLTSPDLAEAIRAKTGEDALAFFDAIAPIVHRDSINMDICWYQSRYDKVGPGGTGKDYINCPMDEAQYNAFLDALIAGDAVGFKEWEGTPYFDGCLPIEVMAERGRETLRHGPMKPMGLTNAHNPTVKAYAVVQLRQDNALGTLYNMVGFQTKLKYGAQAEIFRMIPGLENAEFARLGGLHRNTYIHSPTLLDPTLQLKGRTGLRFAGQITGCEGYVESASIGLLAGRFAAAERKGEEISLPPATTALGSLLNHITGGHLVSHDEPGKRSFQPMNINFGLFPELEPGSIVKPEGVKRFRGKDKTVMKRQLVAQRALADCKAWLGLA comes from the coding sequence ATGACACACATCACCCTTTCCCCCATTCACATCATCGGCGGCGGCCTTGCCGGGTCGGAAGCCGCTTGGCAGGTTGCACAGGCCGGCGTTCCGGTCATTCTGCACGAAATGCGCGGCGTGCGCGGCACCGATGCCCACAAGACCGACAGCCTGGCCGAACTGGTCTGCTCCAATTCGTTCCGCTCCGACGATGCGACGGCCAATGCTGTCGGCGTCATCCATGCGGAGATGCGGCTTGCCGGATCGCTGATCATGGCCTGCGCCGATCGCCATCAGGTGCCGGCAGGCGGCGCGCTCGCCGTCGACCGCGACGGTTTTGCCGAAGCGGTGACCGCAGAGATCGACAAACATCCGCTGATTACCGTGGTGCGCGAGGAAGTCGCCGGCCTGCCGCCGGAAGACTGGGACCAGGCCATCATCGCCACCGGTCCGCTCACCTCTCCCGATCTCGCCGAGGCCATCCGCGCCAAGACCGGCGAGGATGCACTTGCCTTCTTTGACGCCATTGCACCGATCGTGCATCGCGACAGCATCAACATGGACATCTGCTGGTACCAGTCACGCTACGACAAGGTGGGACCAGGCGGCACGGGCAAGGACTATATCAACTGCCCGATGGACGAAGCCCAGTACAACGCCTTTCTCGACGCGCTGATCGCCGGCGACGCGGTCGGCTTCAAGGAATGGGAAGGCACACCCTATTTCGACGGTTGCCTGCCGATCGAGGTCATGGCCGAGCGCGGTCGTGAAACCCTTAGGCACGGTCCGATGAAGCCGATGGGCCTGACAAACGCGCATAATCCGACCGTCAAGGCCTATGCCGTCGTGCAGTTGCGCCAGGACAACGCGCTCGGCACGCTCTACAACATGGTCGGCTTCCAGACGAAATTGAAATACGGCGCCCAGGCTGAAATCTTCCGGATGATTCCGGGTCTGGAAAATGCGGAATTTGCACGCCTCGGCGGCCTGCATCGCAATACCTATATCCACTCCCCGACATTGCTCGACCCGACGCTGCAGCTGAAGGGTCGCACGGGCCTGCGCTTTGCCGGTCAGATCACCGGCTGCGAAGGCTATGTCGAGAGTGCATCGATCGGCCTGCTGGCCGGACGTTTCGCTGCGGCGGAACGCAAGGGCGAAGAGATCAGCCTGCCGCCAGCAACCACTGCGCTCGGTTCCCTGCTTAACCACATCACCGGCGGTCATCTCGTCTCGCATGATGAGCCGGGCAAACGGTCATTTCAGCCGATGAACATCAATTTCGGCCTGTTTCCCGAGCTGGAACCCGGCTCAATCGTCAAGCCGGAAGGCGTCAAGCGCTTCCGTGGCAAGGACAAGACAGTGATGAAGCGGCAGCTTGTGGCCCAACGCGCGCTTGCCGACTGCAAGGCATGGCTCGGCCTCGCTTAG
- a CDS encoding DUF1127 domain-containing protein yields MNIARSLNNWRKYRQTITELGRMSDRELRDLGIGREDIRRVARHAVNS; encoded by the coding sequence ATGAACATCGCTCGCTCGCTCAACAACTGGCGCAAGTATCGTCAGACCATCACCGAACTCGGCCGCATGTCGGACCGCGAACTGCGTGACCTCGGCATTGGCCGCGAAGACATCCGTCGCGTCGCCCGCCACGCAGTCAACAGCTAA
- a CDS encoding LLM class flavin-dependent oxidoreductase: MKKIGFLSFGHWSPSPHSGTRSASDTLLQSIDLAVAAEELGVDGAYFRVHHFARQLASPFPLLAAVGARTSKIEIGTGVIDMRYENPLYMAEDAGSADLISRGRLQLGISRGSPEQVIEGWRYFGYQPEEGLSDADMGRRHAEVFLDVLKGEGFAKPNPRPMFPNPPGLLRLEPHSEGLRERIWWGAGSNATAVWAAKLGMNLQSSTLKDDETGEPFHIQQAKQIRAYRAAWKEAGHTRAPRVSVSRSIFAIVNDMDRAYFGQNKDQDSIGYIDESTRAIFGRSYAAEPDKLIEELKRDEAIAEADTLLLTVPNQLGVDYNAHVLQSILTHVAPSLGWR; the protein is encoded by the coding sequence ATGAAGAAAATCGGTTTTCTCTCCTTCGGCCACTGGTCGCCCTCGCCGCATTCAGGAACACGCTCGGCGTCAGACACCCTGCTGCAATCCATCGACCTTGCGGTCGCGGCCGAAGAACTGGGAGTCGACGGCGCCTATTTCCGCGTCCATCACTTCGCCCGTCAGCTCGCGTCGCCCTTCCCGCTGCTTGCCGCCGTCGGTGCCCGGACATCGAAAATCGAGATCGGTACGGGCGTCATCGACATGCGCTACGAGAACCCGCTCTACATGGCAGAAGATGCCGGTTCCGCCGACCTGATCTCGCGCGGACGCCTGCAGCTCGGCATCAGCCGCGGCTCGCCGGAGCAGGTGATCGAAGGCTGGCGCTATTTCGGCTACCAGCCGGAGGAAGGCCTGAGCGATGCCGATATGGGCCGCCGCCATGCCGAGGTCTTTCTGGACGTGCTGAAGGGGGAAGGTTTTGCCAAGCCCAATCCACGGCCGATGTTCCCCAATCCGCCCGGTCTGCTCAGGCTGGAGCCGCATTCGGAGGGCTTGCGCGAACGCATCTGGTGGGGCGCCGGTTCGAATGCCACTGCCGTCTGGGCCGCAAAGCTCGGCATGAACCTGCAAAGTTCGACCCTGAAGGACGACGAGACAGGTGAGCCGTTCCATATCCAGCAGGCCAAGCAGATCCGCGCCTATCGCGCGGCCTGGAAGGAAGCGGGCCACACGCGCGCGCCGCGCGTTTCCGTCAGCCGCTCGATCTTCGCCATCGTCAACGACATGGACCGCGCCTATTTCGGCCAGAACAAGGACCAGGATTCGATCGGCTATATCGACGAAAGCACAAGGGCGATCTTCGGCCGGTCCTATGCGGCGGAACCCGACAAGCTGATCGAGGAACTGAAGCGAGACGAGGCGATCGCCGAGGCCGATACCCTGCTGCTGACCGTCCCGAACCAGCTCGGCGTCGACTACAACGCCCACGTCCTCCAGTCGATCCTGACCCATGTCGCACCAAGCCTTGGCTGGCGATGA
- a CDS encoding endonuclease/exonuclease/phosphatase family protein, translating into MKIVSLNIWGGMLHAQLMRYLPSINADVLCLQEVARAPNARHEWLTYRDGAVALQQRAHLFDEIAAVLPGHDGFFCPTARGELQDGQHTCWQEFGIATFVRKDIPIIGQALDFIHGRFSPNGFGDHPRSRNAHGVTLFDHATAAPITVVHLHGLRDPAGKQDTPARERQTEALTSLITRLWRPGQRLVVCGDFNVLPDSHVFAALGRLGLTDLVAGRGFSDTRTSHYTKDGRFADYMLVTADVVVTAFTVVAEPEVSDHRALLLDIG; encoded by the coding sequence ATGAAGATCGTTTCTCTCAATATCTGGGGCGGGATGCTGCATGCGCAGCTGATGCGCTATCTACCAAGTATCAACGCCGACGTGCTTTGCCTGCAGGAGGTCGCACGCGCGCCCAATGCGCGGCATGAGTGGCTGACCTATCGCGACGGGGCGGTCGCGCTGCAGCAGCGTGCGCATCTGTTTGACGAAATCGCAGCCGTCCTGCCGGGCCACGACGGATTTTTCTGCCCGACCGCCAGGGGCGAGCTTCAGGATGGCCAACACACCTGCTGGCAGGAATTCGGCATTGCAACCTTCGTGCGCAAGGATATTCCTATCATCGGCCAGGCGCTGGATTTCATTCACGGCAGATTCTCGCCAAACGGTTTCGGTGACCATCCGCGTTCGCGCAACGCGCATGGGGTCACACTTTTCGACCACGCGACCGCGGCGCCGATCACCGTCGTCCATCTACACGGCCTGCGCGATCCCGCCGGCAAGCAGGATACGCCAGCGCGCGAGCGCCAGACCGAAGCGCTGACAAGCCTGATCACGCGGCTATGGCGACCCGGCCAGCGGCTTGTGGTCTGCGGCGATTTCAACGTGCTGCCAGACAGCCATGTGTTTGCAGCGCTCGGCCGGCTCGGGCTCACCGACCTGGTGGCCGGCCGCGGCTTCTCCGATACGCGCACCTCCCATTACACAAAAGACGGACGGTTCGCGGATTATATGCTGGTCACGGCGGATGTCGTCGTGACGGCATTCACGGTGGTCGCAGAACCGGAGGTTTCGGATCATCGGGCACTCCTGCTGGATATCGGCTGA
- a CDS encoding DUF1127 domain-containing protein, whose protein sequence is MNPLRIAKNWMSYRRTLAELGNLSNQTLSDIGITRYEIRNIASRSFR, encoded by the coding sequence ATGAACCCGCTTCGCATTGCAAAAAACTGGATGAGCTATCGCCGCACTCTCGCTGAACTCGGCAACCTGTCGAACCAGACCCTCAGCGACATCGGCATCACCCGCTACGAAATCCGCAACATCGCTTCGCGCTCCTTCCGTTAA
- a CDS encoding GDYXXLXY domain-containing protein, protein MIATRRFALAALAVCLGQTAILGYMVESRASILRHGTEILLKTAPVDPRDLLRGDYVILSYDISTISTALVTGDRPVGDEKMPLQVRLKPGLDGFWTVAEASFQPLPALDGSVVLHTLPLRSYDVPTGADGTVWVTYGIESYYVPEGEGRPIEDGRNTGRVSVAVRVSESGQAQIRALMLDGAPLYQEPLY, encoded by the coding sequence ATGATCGCAACCAGACGCTTCGCTCTGGCAGCACTCGCCGTCTGCCTCGGCCAGACGGCGATCCTCGGTTACATGGTCGAAAGCCGGGCCAGCATTCTGCGTCATGGCACAGAGATCCTGTTGAAGACGGCGCCCGTCGATCCGCGCGATCTGCTGCGTGGCGACTACGTCATTCTCAGCTACGACATCTCGACGATTTCCACGGCGCTTGTCACCGGCGACAGGCCCGTCGGCGATGAGAAGATGCCGCTGCAGGTGCGGCTGAAGCCCGGCCTGGACGGATTCTGGACCGTGGCGGAAGCCTCCTTCCAGCCATTGCCTGCATTGGATGGCAGCGTGGTCCTGCATACCTTGCCCTTGCGCTCCTATGATGTGCCGACCGGCGCCGATGGCACGGTCTGGGTCACCTACGGCATCGAGAGCTACTATGTACCGGAAGGCGAGGGGCGCCCGATCGAGGATGGACGCAACACTGGTCGGGTCTCCGTCGCCGTGCGTGTCTCCGAAAGCGGCCAGGCACAGATTCGCGCGCTGATGCTGGATGGCGCTCCGCTTTATCAGGAACCGCTCTACTGA